In one window of Pristiophorus japonicus isolate sPriJap1 chromosome 9, sPriJap1.hap1, whole genome shotgun sequence DNA:
- the LOC139273667 gene encoding histone H4, with amino-acid sequence MSGRGKGGKGLGKGGAKRHRKVLRDNIQGITKPAIRRLARRGGVKRISGLIYEETRGVLKVFLENVIRDAVTYTEHAKRKTVTAMDVVYALKRQGRTLYGFGG; translated from the coding sequence ATGTCTGGTCGAGGGAAAGGAGGCAAAGGATtgggtaaaggcggagccaagcggcaccgtaaagtgctccgtgataacatccagggcatcaccaaaccagccattcgccgcctggctcgccgtggcggtgtcaagcggatctcgggcctgatctacgaggagacccgcggggtgctgaaagttttcctggagaatgtgatcagggatgcagtcacctacactgagcacgccaaacgcaagacggtcactgccatggatgtggtgtacgctctgaaaaggcagggccgcactctctatggattcggcggctga
- the LOC139273668 gene encoding histone H4-like has translation MTGGGKGGKGLGKGRAKWHHKVLRNNIQGITKPAIRRLARHGRVKRISGLIYEEARGVLKIFLENVIRDAVIYTEHAKRKTVTAMDLVYALKQQSRTLYGFGG, from the coding sequence ATGACTGGaggaggtaaaggaggcaaaggactgggtaaaggcagAGCCAAATGGCACCATAAAGTGCTCCgtaataacatccagggcatcaccaaaccagccatccgccgcctggctcgccatggccgtgtcaagcggatctcgggcctgatctacgaggaggcccgcggggtgctgaagattttcctggagaatgtgatcagggatgcggtcaTCTACACTgaacacgccaagcgcaagacggtcactgccatggatctggtgtacgctctgaaacagcagagccgcactctctatggattcggcggctga